Proteins from one Anastrepha obliqua isolate idAnaObli1 chromosome 2, idAnaObli1_1.0, whole genome shotgun sequence genomic window:
- the LOC129238851 gene encoding DNA repair endonuclease XPF — MESEEKSEAVISNNTECALPCSKQDITTVVGDTGSSAIEAAVSGAEASSKDEAAGFQNDDAELANIMTAEEYLQRKDVQMLAYERQMFLDIVNSDGLIVCAKGLHYDRVLTNVLRVYSDPGNLILVINFSDWEELYYKSKLDKKYVHEVATTATERERVYLEGGIQFISTRILVVDMLKKRIPIELITGIVVMRAHTIIESCQEAFALRLYRMSNKTGFIKAFSSSAEAFTIGYGHIERTMRNLFVKQLFIWPRFHAIVQQSLKPYEAQTVELHVPMSTKMTLIQTHLLDIMNYLVREIKRINRLVDLDEITVENCITKKFHKILQAQLDCIWHQLNSQTKLIVADLKILRNLMISTIYNDAVAAYALTKRYRTTEYALSNSGWTLLDSAEQIFKLSKERVYNAQGEFDPEPCPKWKYLVEILKVEIPGDMKRSHPDCLVPPKVLILCQDTRTCFQLRQFLTQGGERYLLYAAMQHEIPIGKLADNYDKVENVKEIEKVLTQLQNSAAANKINTQKCSGTQKSRIEASSDHSEMTDIDASVTNDELTQLLIGSDGEEQHAPTYFQESYMLTMTQLGDANDTLPTFAELDADADVSGGGAAAINVNTSIFEPFPELENLDMTAAVAARNQPLICIQTFKTEREGAMALDRTLDEIQPQYVIMYHCNVTAIRQLEIFEASQRRAAKDRMRVFFLLHARTVEEQSYLTSLRREKQAFELIIDTKRVMVIPEYQDGKTDEAFILYKTYAETEGLEEANAVSREAGGQASLVPIAAPKIIVDMREFRSDLPCLIHKRGMEVLPVTITIGDYILTPNICVERKSISDLIGSLNSGRLYNQCIQMQRYYAKPILLIEFDQNKPFHLQGKYMLSQNTTSTQSDIVQKLQLLTIHFPKLRLIWSPSPYATAQLFQELKMDKPQPDPKQAAAVGCDESGGSSEELKYNPNIYDFLLRLPGVNTRNVHKLMRNGGSLKELLKRTQAEISEMLDSQENGRMLWDALHVAHLPEKDEVSGAAVLAAGKSYGSHSRFRRGAAAAVAARGAQRRYKK, encoded by the exons ATGGAAAGTGAAGAGAAAAGTGAAGCAGTTATCAGCAATAACACAGAGTGTGCACTACCATGCTCCAAACAAGATATAACAACTGTCGTAGGTGATACTGGTTCCTctgccattgaggcggctgtttcTGGCGCCGAGGCTTCGTCAAAGGATGAAGCAGCTGGATTTCAAAATGATGATGCCGAACTAGCTAATATAATGACTGCCGAGGAATATTTACAGCGAAAAGATGTTCAAATGCTCGCATATGAAAGGCAAATGTTTCTGGATATAGTGAATTCGGATGGTCTAATTGTTTGCGCAAA GGGTTTGCATTACGATCGCGTGCTTACAAATGTACTGAGGGTTTACAGTGATCCAGGCAACTTAATTCTGGTAATAAATTTTTCTGATTGGGAAGAGCTATATTACAAGTCGAAATTGGACAAGAAATATGTACACGAAGTAGCTACCACTGCCACAGAACG AGAACGCGTGTACTTGGAAGGTGGCATACAGTTTATAAGTACACGCATTTTAGTTGtggatatgttaaaaaaacgtataCCTATCGAGTTGATCACCGGTATTGTAGTTATGCGCGCCCACACTATTATCGAATCCTGCCAGGAAGCATTTGCGCTGCGGCTCTATCGAATGAGTAATAAAACTGGCTTCATTAAAGCATTTTCCAGCAGCGCTGAAGCATTTACAATCGGATATGGGCATATAGAGCGTACTATGCGTAACCTATTTGTTAAACAACTCTTCATTTGGCCACGTTTTCATGCCATCGTACAGCAGTCACTTAAACCCTATGAGGCCCAAACAGTAGAGCTGCATGTGCCAATGTCGACGAAAATGACGCTGATACAAACACATCTTCTGGATATAATGAATTATTTGGTGCGCGAAATAAAGCGTATTAATCGTCTTGTCGATTTGGATGAGATTACTGTTGAGAATTGCATTACTAaaaagtttcacaaaattttgcaaGCCCAGCTGGATTGTATTTGGCATCAATTGAACTCACAAACGAAACTGATTGTAGCAGATTTAAAAATCTTACGCAATCTAATGAT tTCGACAATATATAATGATGCTGTGGCCGCTTATGCGCTAACTAAACGCTACCGCACCACAGAGTATGCGTTAAGCAACTCAGGGTGGACACTGCTAGACTCAGCCGAGCAgattttcaaattatcaaaagaaCGTGTCTACAATGCGCAAGGCG AGTTCGATCCGGAACCTTGCCCGAAATGGAAATACTTGGTCGAAATACTCAAAGTTGAAATTCCGGGTGATATGAAACGTTCACATCCCGATTGCTTGGTGCCCCCAAAAGTGCTTATCCTCTGCCAAGACACACGCACTTGTTTCCAATTACGCCAGTTTCTCACACAAGGCGGTGAACGCTATCTGCTATACGCGGCCATGCAGCATGAAATACCAATTGGAAAGTTAGCTGATAACTATGACAAAGTGGAGAATGTCAAAGAAATTGAAAAGGTTTTAACACAACTACAGAATTCGGCTGCTGCCAATAAAATCAATACACAAAAGTGCAGTGGCACACAGAAAAGTAGGATTGAGGCCAGTAGCGATCACTCAGAAATGACAGACATTGATGCGAGCGTAACCAATGACGAACTGACACAGTTATTGATTGGCTCTGATGGCGAAGAACAGCACGCACCAACGTATTTTCAAGAAAGTTATATGTTGACAATGACACAACTGGGCGATGCCAATGATACATTGCCCACATTCGCTGAGCTTGACGCTGATGCAGATGTTAGTGGTGGTGGTGCTGCGGCGATTAATGTGAACACTTCAATTTTTGAGCCTTTTCCagag CTGGAGAACTTGGATATGACTGCCGCTGTAGCTGCACGCAACCAACCTCTCATCTGCATACAAACATTCAAGACAGAGCGTGAAGGCGCTATGGCGCTGGATCGTACACTAGATGAAATACAGCCACAGTATGTGATTATGTATCATTGTAATGTGACGGCCATAAGACAATTAGAGATATTCGAAGCTAGTCAGCGGCGTGCTGCCAAAGATCGTATGCGTGTATTTTTCTTGTTGCATGCGCGTACCGTCGAAGAGCAATCTTATTTGACGAGCTTGCGCCGTGAAAAGCAGGCGTTCGAATTAATCATCGATACGAAACGT GTCATGGTCATACCCGAGTATCAGGATGGTAAAACGGATGAAGCTTTTATACTCTACAAAACGTACGCGGAGACTGAGGGTTTAGAAGAAGCTAATGCTGTCAGTCGTGAAGCCGGCGGACAAGCCAGTCTTGTGCCGATTGCTGCGCCTAAAATTATTGTAGACATGCGTGAATTCCGTTCGGACTTGCCATGTTTAATACACAAACGTGGCATGGAAGTGCTGCCTGTTACTATAACG ATAGGTGACTACATACTTACGCCAAACATTTGCGTTGAACGCAAATCGATTTCCGATTTAATCGGTTCTCTCAATTCGGGTCGTTTGTATAATCAGTGCATACAAATGCAGCGCTACTATGCCAAGCCGATATTACTAATAGAATTCGATCAGAATAAACCATTTCATCTGCAGGGCAAATATATGCTTTCACAAAATACAACCTCCACTCAGTCGGACATTGTGCAAAAGCTGCAGTTGCTCACAATACATTTTCCTAAACTACGTCTTATTTGGTCACCCAGTCCTTATGCCACCGCACAATTGTTTCAGGAGCTAAAGATGGACAAACCGCAGCCCGATCCAAAGCAGGCGGCCGCAGTAGGTTGTGATGAGTCCGGCGGTAGCAGTGAAGAGCTTAAATATAATCCAAATATTTACGATTTCCTGCTGCGTTTGCCTGGCGTAAATACGCGTAATGTGCACAAGCTAATGCGTAACGGTGGTTCCCTGAAGGAGTTGCTGAAGCGTACGCAG GCTGAAATTAGTGAAATGCTTGATTCACAAGAGAATGGTCGCATGTTGTGGGATGCGCTGCATGTAGCACATTTACCCGAGAAGGATGAGGTGTCCGGTGCTGCTGTCTTAGCTGCTGGCAAGAGCTATGGTAGCCACTCACGTTTCCGACGTGGTGCAGCAGCTGCAGTGGCGGCGCGTGGCGCGCAGAGgcgatataaaaaataa
- the LOC129238785 gene encoding uncharacterized protein LOC129238785 has product MENNDVIDPLEREMQALDSSNTESSSYCSQIKELPHRPIILPPLIKEEPGHNLTACATTTTEPSQVTSNVNLSSSTTPTRGIESNTNETQATASGAVCSSATESLRANASITPTTQNVLLDPNIRIKQERLEDDSAVKVDLVPKQKHKNRLNEETDGSPAQPIQQGEAVIRIKSEPVDKTATVEDYTMPPSNQASTKNQSATQDATMYSIRAVVEENKNTEAGKETLGGSAELPPQGDLITTNKSKPVGTILASEGSTIQSSNQATANNETIAQNSSEQSAPTVLSENKNTDAVEQELDEVLPDNFFDDLLQDADNITAAALQATATSPEPEAARKETNAPVIKSEPLDNPTVSEVTQSAPIPENFFDDLLVDHAAERVEDVVNHGLEIKYSERLKELQKLESIEQFSNKAHKKHKKKKKKSRKRTHPHSDEEVEPKESGHKRKKNNSRSHSRSPTTHSQLIQSRNRSPDQQLMRTHIKNEPLEARASPQRSGSLFPHDSAQSIWTRLGPMGIANSDPEKPETSAEAAKRDMRQKSCGTIRVKSEFATFPIPNSPDTAIDESSDMCLPVHEKELFQRRIKNNRNELIIDLAAPLGFKRIKLENSIEKSTVPAESFMLPKDKIEHAKQRAIAAIEEFKKANKQNSALLSPFLYTTTVLKLPKSNSHITQQIHENRSPLHNVNNVLYKFNSHANQFNLREWGLQEMPKNAAKVAKILGFDAHALEEKLQTAKLPMGLQKIERENLEQQSNAIIEPQPTFLITVSTQTHNVTVLEPAEARRKTGHDIAVQTIPVCNSIATQTAGAALTANNSYDDLPLMQQIKSLNESQLMALSDFAELLSEPAPASGANAMDMYRLRQRMMDIYKCSQLPSAFAPHPQEPTQIVSMRPNIPRDPRRDRMMMLQESAAPPPQPPALRQTHIRHPSQPPHHRLHQGPAMRAHPLQRAPQQWPAMPPHSQEQPPLPAARTIPVISNVQSYHPTAIFHPPPDATHGPASKYFGRGGMRR; this is encoded by the exons atggaAAACAACGACGTTATAGATCCGTTGGAGCGAGAAATGCAGGCATTGGACTCTTCAAATACTGAGTCAAGTTCGTATTGTTCACAAATAAAGGAATTGCCTCACAGACCTATTATACTTCCACCTTTAATCAAAGAAGAACCGGGGCATAATTTGACTGCATGTGCAACGACAACAACTGAGCCTTCTCAAGTTACATCGAATGTGAATTTGTCGAGTAGCACAACTCCAACACGAGGTATTGAAAGCAATACAAATGAGACTCAAGCAACTGCCAGCGGTGCAGTATGCTCGTCAGCCACAGAGTCACTACGAGCTAATGCATCTATAACACCAACAACCCAAAATGTGCTACTGGATCCAAACATTCGAATTAAGCAGGAAAGATTAGAAGATGATAGTGCAGTGAAAGTAGATTTGGTTCCAAAACAGAAACATAAGAACCGCTTAAATGAGGAAACTGACGGTAGCCCGGCACAACCTATTCAACAGGGCGAGGCGGTAATCAGAATCAAATCAGAGCCTGTGGATAAAACTGCCACTGTAGAGGACTATACAATGCCGCCATCTAACCAAGCATCAACTAAGAACCAGTCGGCAACACAAGATGCGACGATGTACAGCATAAGGGCTGTGgttgaggaaaataaaaatacagagGCGGGCAAAGAAACGCTTGGTGGCAGTGCAGAACTTCCCCCACAAGGCGATCTGATAaccacaaacaaatcaaaaccTGTAGGTACAATTTTGGCTTCAGAAGGCAGTACAATTCAGTCTTCTAACCAAGCAACAGCAAACAACGAAACGATTGCACAGAATTCGTCGGAACAAAGCGCGCCGACTGTGttaagtgaaaacaaaaatacagaTGCCGTTGAACAAGAACTCGATGAAGTTTTAccagataatttttttgatgacTTATTACAAGATGCTGACAATATTACAGCAGCGGCTCTACAAGCAACTGCTACATCTCCTGAGCCAGAAGCAGCACGAAAAGAAACAAATGCGCCTgtaataaaaagtgaaccgcttGATAACCCCACGGTTTCGGAAGTGACACAATCCGCACCCATTCCAGAAAATTTCTTTGATGATTTACTGGTCGATCATGCAGCAGAGCGTGTAGAAGACGTAGTAAACCATGGCCTGGAGATAAAGTACTCAGAACGTCTCAAAGAACTGCAAAAATTGGAATCTATTGAGCAGTTTTCGAATAAAGCtcataaaaagcataaaaagaaaaagaagaaatcacGTAAACGTACACACCCGCATAGTGACGAGGAGGTGGAGCCCAAGGAAAGTGGTCATAAacgtaagaaaaacaattcgCGTAGTCACAGCAGAAGTCCAACAACACACTCACAGCTTATACAAAGTCGCAATAGGAGTCCCGATCAGCAGCTAATGCGCACACACATTAAAAATGAACCTTTAGAGGCTCGAGCAAGTCCGCAGCGCAGTGGCTCTCTCTTTCCCCACGATTCAGCGCAATCAATTTGGACACGGCTTGGCCCTATGGGCATTGCAAATTCAGATCCAGAAAAACCGGAAACTAGTGCAGAAGCTGCCAAAAGAGACATGCGACAAAAATCGTGCGGTACGATTCGTGTCAAGTCTGAATTCGCAACATTTCCAATACCAAATTCTCCAGATACTGCTATCGACGAGTCTTCGGATATGTGCTTGCCAGTGCATGAAAAAGAACTCTTCCAGCGACGTATCAAAAACAATAGGAACGAGCTTATAATTGACCTCGCGGCGCCACTGGGTTTCAAACGCATTAAGT TAGAAAATAGTATTGAGAAGTCTACTGTCCCCGCTGAAAGTTTCATGCTGCCAAAAGATAAAATTGAACATG CAAAGCAGCGAGCAATCGCCGCAATCGAGGAGTTCAAGAAGGCAAACAAGCAAAATAGTGCACTTCTCTCACCATTTCTCTATACGACCACTGTGCTCAAACTTCCCAAAAGCAACTCGCATATTACGCAGCAGATACATGAGAATCGCTCGCCATTACACAATGTCAACAATGTTCTTTACAAATTCAACTCGCATGCTAATCAGTTTAATCTGCGCGAATGGGGTCTACAAGAAATGCCCAAAAATGCGGCGAAGGTGGCGAAAATCTTAGGTTTCGATGCGCATGCGCTAGAAGAGAAATTGCAAACAGCCAAATTGCCAATGGGGTTACAAAAGATCGAAAGAGAAAACTTGGAGCAGCAATCTAATGCAATAATAGAACCACAACCCACATTTCTCATTACAGTCTCCACGCAAACGCATAACGTTACGGTATTGGAACCAGCAGAAGCGCGTCGCAAAACCGGTCATGACATAGCCGTACAAACTATTCCAGTTTGCAACAGCATCGCCACACAGACCGCAGGAGCTGCTTTAACGGCCAACAACAGTTACGATGATCTGCCACTAATGCAGCAAATCAAGAGCTTAAATGAAAGCCAATTAATGGCTTTAAGTGATTTTGCCGAGCTCTTAAGCGAACCTGCGCCCGCATCTGGCGCAAATGCTATGGACATGTATCGCCTGCGACAACGCATGATGGATATTTATAAATGTTCACAACTACCCTCGGCATTTGCGCCACACCCCCAAGAACCAACACAAATAGTGTCAATGCGACCAAATATTCCACGCGATCCGCGCAGAGATCGTATGATGATGTTGCAGGAATCAGCAGCACCACCACCACAACCCCCTGCGCTAAGGCAGACGCATATAAGGCACCCATCTCAACCGCCACATCATCGATTGCATCAAGGACCAGCAATGCGAGCACACCCACTGCAGCGAGCGCCACAGCAATGGCCAGCAATGCCGCCGCATTCACAAGAGCAGCCTCCTTTGCCGGCGGCAAGAACAATTCCTGTTATTTCGAATGTACAATCGTATCATCCAACCGCGATATTCCATCCACCGCCAGATGCAACGCATGGGCCTGCTTCAAAATATTTCGGACGCGGCGGTATGCGCCGATGA